One window of Triticum dicoccoides isolate Atlit2015 ecotype Zavitan chromosome 5A, WEW_v2.0, whole genome shotgun sequence genomic DNA carries:
- the LOC119298617 gene encoding cytochrome P450 710A1-like, whose amino-acid sequence MVELLLPVAVGVGFMDLWAVAPFVAAIALYYFLVEQLSYHRKKGALPGPSWVVPFLGSILVPMIRDPVGFWDTQVARANKSGTGLAADLVVGRFIVFIRDSELSHRVLANVRPDAFQFVGHPFGKKLFGIFYLFGDEHKDLRCRMAPNFRPRTLSTYSAVQQRIILAHIRRLLDRNRSSAATPTPIPIQVSCRNINLETSQTVFVGPYLTEEARQRFDKDYALFNAGLLAMPVDLPGFAFRRAKLAVARLVRTLGECVRQSKARMRAGGEPECLADYWMQALVKEMDADATPPMHTDDVELGGFLFDFLFAAQDASTSSLCWAVSALASHPDVLARVRAEVSAIWSPESGEPITGEMIQQMKYTHAVAREVVRYRPPAALVPHIAAEPFQLTEWYTVPKGAIVFPSVYESSFQGFTAADEFDPDRFFSEERREDVVCKRNFLAFGAGAHQCMGQRYALNHLALFMALFVSVVDFKRDRTEGCDELVYAPAIMPRDGCAVYLQQRCSSF is encoded by the exons ATGGTGGAGCTGCTGCTCCCTGTGGCTGTGGGTGTGGGTTTCATGGACTTGTGGGCGGTGGCGCCGTTCGTGGCGGCGATAGCTTTATACTACTTTCTTGTGGAGCAGCTGTCCTACCACCGCAAGAAGGGGGCCTTGCCAGGCCCGTCGTGGGTGGTGCCGTTCCTCGGTAGCATCCT TGTGCCCATGATACGAGACCCGGTCGGGTTCTGGGACACACAGGTGGCCCGGGCAAACAAGTCCGGCACCGGGCTGGCGGCTGACTTGGTGGTCGGCCGGTTCATCGTCTTCATCCGCGACTCGGAGCTATCCCACCGCGTCTTGGCCAACGTCCGCCCCGACGCCTTCCAGTTCGTCGGCCACCCTTTCGGCAAGAAGCTCTTTGGTATCTTCTACCTGTTCGGCGACGAGCACAAGGACCTGCGCTGCAGGATggcgcccaacttcaggccgcgcaCTCTTTCAACCTACTCCGCCGTCCAGCAGCGCATCATCCTCGCCCACATCCGGAGGTTGCTAGACCGGAACCGGAGCTCAGCCGCGACGCCGACGCCCATACCCATACAGGTAAGCTGCCGCAACATAAACCTTGAGACCTCACAGACGGTCTTCGTAGGGCCGTACCTCACCGAGGAGGCGAGGCAGAGATTCGACAAGGACTACGCTCTCTTCAACGCGGGTCTCCTGGCAATGCCCGTGGACCTGCCCGGGTTCGCCTTCAGACGGGCGAAGCTGGCCGTGGCGCGCCTGGTGCGCACGCTCGGGGAGTGCGTACGGCAGAGCAAGGCACGGATGCGCGCCGGCGGCGAGCCGGAGTGCCTCGCTGACTACTGGATGCAGGCACTGGTGAAAGAGATGGACGCGGACGCGACGCCTCCCATGCACACCGATGACGTCGAGCTTGGGGGCTTTCTGTTCGACTTCCTCTTCGCCGCCCAGGACGCGTCCACCTCTTCGCTCTGCTGGGCTGTCTCCGCCCTCGCGTCCCACCCAGACGTCCTCGCCCGCGTGCGCGCCGAGGTGTCCGCGATCTGGTCGCCGGAGTCTGGGGAGCCCATCACCGGCGAGATGATCCAGCAAATGAAGTACACCCATGCGGTCGCGCGCGAGGTGGTCCGGTACCGTCCTCCGGCGGCGCTGGTGCCGCACATTGCCGCGGAGCCGTTCCAGCTGACGGAGTGGTACACGGTGCCAAAGGGCGCCATCGTCTTCCCGTCGGTGTACGAGTCGTCGTTCCAGGGGTTCACCGCGGCGGACGAGTTCGACCCGGATCGCTTCTTCTCGGAGGAGCGCAGGGAGGACGTGGTGTGCAAGCGCAACTTCCTGGCCTTCGGCGCTGGCGCGCACCAGTGCATGGGCCAGCGCTACGCCCTCAACCACCTCGCGCTTTTCATGGCACTCTTCGTCTCCGTCGTCGACTTCAAGCGGGACCGGACGGAGGGGTGCGACGAGCTGGTGTACGCGCCGGCCATCATGCCTAGGGATGGCTGCGCCGTCTACCTCCAGCAGCGTTGCTCTTCCTTCTGA